A stretch of Linepithema humile isolate Giens D197 chromosome 3, Lhum_UNIL_v1.0, whole genome shotgun sequence DNA encodes these proteins:
- the LOC136998466 gene encoding peroxynitrite isomerase THAP4-like produces the protein MSCCVAVNCTNRTENGVRVFAFPVDDIRRQQWIRNLRRESWTPTKYSRLCEKHFEESQFEIDRADNWRKLKPNAIPTLFDIPDPPAMNKNETDEPNTNATAEKDISFYDTLQWIRYIEKCWYGVWF, from the exons atgtctTGCTGCGTTGCGGTCAATTGTACCAATAGAACAGAAAACGGTGTTCGAGTATTTGCATTTCCTGTGGATGATATTCGTCGACAGCAATGGATACGTAATCTCCGCAGAGAATCTTGGACACCAACCAAATATTCGCGCCTCTGTGAA aaacattttgaagaatcaCAGTTTGAGATTGATCGAGCAGATAAttggcgaaaattaaaaccaaacgCCATACCAACACTTTTTGATATACCTGATCCAcctgcaatgaataaaaatgaaacagatgAACCAAATACAAATGCCACTGCTGAGAAAGACATAAGTTTCTATGATACATTACa gTGGATCAGGTATATCGAAAAGTGTTGGTATGGcgtttggttttaa
- the LOC105669427 gene encoding uncharacterized protein isoform X3, which translates to MPFNNHLNVDFCIINIMDHQYSSYNIRNEEWLDIKKEEIIMETDYGNATDTNIYVPDKTGDDYLIKLYRERKFLYDKKNRDFRDNKLKNNAWKEISTIMVKYKNFGNYYTAEYCKKRITTLREQYSKLMRKNELISESAGYSKKKSSLLSQLSFLRKHIQRRRNFTNTEKDKNAQISAIFFNKNAAALQETKVAESDDLKRKFETSSSSQGNTEYDSTDDSIFYEKSHKTMKKKRATKNDKNDTLPDLTNAAVDICTQLKLNSTSHRDVSSKSAEQAFSQFIAFSLQAMEEPERSIRRNKIFQDLTTPIDQLNYTDDP; encoded by the exons TAACCATCTCAACGTGGATTTTtgtattatcaatattatggATCATCAGTATAGTTCCTATAACATTCGGAATGAAGAATGGTTAGATATCAAGAAGGAAGAAATTATTATGGAAACAGATTACGGAAATGCAACTGATACCAATATCTATGTCCCAGACAAAACAGGCGACGATTATCTAATTAAACTgtatagagaaagaaaatttttgtatgataAGAAAAATCGAGATTTTAGAgacaacaaattaaaaaataatgcctGGAAAGAAATTTCAACAATCATggtaaagtataaaaattttg gAAATTATTACACGGctgaatattgtaaaaaaagaataacaacATTAAGAGAACAATATTCGAagttaatgagaaaaaatgaattaatcaGTGAAAGTGCAGGTTATAGTAAAAAGAAATCTTCTCTTTTATCGCAATTGTCCTTTCTACGTAAACACATTCAAAGAAGACG aaattttacaaatacggAAAAAGATAAGAATGCCCAAATatctgctattttttttaataagaatgcAGCTGCATTGCAAGAAACAAAAGTGGCAGAAAGTGAcgatttgaaaagaaaatttgaaacatcTTCGTCAAGCCAGGGTAATACTGAATACGATTCAACTGATGattctatattttatgaaaaatcacataaaacaatgaaaaaaaaacgtgcaacaaaaaacgataaaaatgacACTTTACCTGACCTAACTAACGCAGCTGTTGATATTTGTACTCAGCTAAAATTGAATTCAACATCACATAGAGACGTTAGTTCCAAATCTGCAGAACAAGCTTTTTCACAATTCATTGCTTTTTCTTTACAAGCAATGGAAGAGCCAGAACGCAGTATAAGACGAAACAAGATATTTCAAGATCTCACTACACCAATTGATCAGTT GAACTATACTGATGATccataa
- the LOC105669429 gene encoding uncharacterized protein produces MESPSELSWIKHSIKRIITTTPDYQKARIKLKKTEVLLDINSDSDFNEKLKRSRKHRACVAKESDDDSVDENAVIVPSFPKISSTNEIRKRKWSTTETVPPDMAHDDNATSNCSQQLRKDSEVHYAQTTSACKNMKTANKSSLTNLVKTIHLPLENYPKTSLEHMDLEKADESINNKSIFSIYYVK; encoded by the exons ATGGAATCGCCATCAGAACTATCTTGGATAAAACATTCcataaaacgaataattacAACTACAC cTGATTACCAGAAAgctcgaataaaattaaaaaagactgAAGTTTTGTTAGACATTAATTCAGACTCTGATTTTAATGAGAAACTGAAGCGAAGCAGAAAACATAGAGCATGTGTCGCGAAAGAAAGCGATGATGATTCTGTTGACGAAAATGCCGTTATCGTACCATCTTTTccgaaaatttcaagtacGAATGAAATTCGAAAACGGAAATGGTCAACGACGGAAACTGTTCCACCGGATATGGCTCATG ATGATAATGCAACGAGCAACTGTTCGCAGCAGTTACGAAAAGATTCCGAAGTGCACTACGCTCAGACCACATCAGCAT gcAAGAATATGAAAACTGCTAATAAATCAAGCTTAACAAATCTGGTAAAGACTATTCATTTACCACTTGAAAATTATCCAAAAACATCGTTGGAGCACATGGATCTTGAAAAAGCAGATGAAAGTATAAACAATAAGA GTATATTCAgtatttattacgtaaaataa